The following proteins are encoded in a genomic region of Enterocloster clostridioformis:
- a CDS encoding ABC transporter ATP-binding protein, with protein MADKPLLEVKDLVIHYETDDGVVKALNGVNIHIGVGETLGLVGETGAGKTTLAKGIMRLIPNPPGKILGGEVIFEGQDLLKLSTNGMEAIRGRDISMIFQDPMTSLNPVLTVGEQIMEVIENHNTSLSRQEARKWAENMLERVGIPAERFGEYPHQFSGGMKQRVVIAIALACNPKLLIADEPTTALDVTIQAQVLEMIYKLKSENNTSMILITHDLGVVAQNCDYVAIIYAGEVVEYGTLREIYKDTRHPYTEGLFGSIPSLTSDVKRLWAIDGMMPDPTKLPKGCVFCERCKYAVPECSKNHPGMVTVDGTHQVRCIRYR; from the coding sequence CATATCGGCGTGGGAGAGACCCTTGGACTGGTGGGAGAGACAGGTGCGGGAAAGACTACGCTGGCAAAAGGAATTATGAGGCTGATTCCCAATCCTCCGGGCAAGATTCTGGGCGGAGAGGTGATTTTTGAGGGACAGGACCTGTTAAAGCTTTCCACCAATGGAATGGAGGCCATTCGCGGCAGGGACATATCCATGATATTCCAGGACCCTATGACCTCCCTGAACCCGGTGCTCACGGTAGGCGAGCAGATTATGGAGGTGATCGAGAACCATAACACCAGCCTGTCCAGGCAGGAAGCCAGAAAATGGGCTGAAAACATGCTGGAGAGAGTGGGAATTCCTGCGGAGCGCTTTGGAGAGTATCCACACCAGTTTTCAGGCGGTATGAAGCAGAGGGTGGTCATTGCAATCGCCCTGGCCTGCAACCCCAAGCTGCTCATTGCGGATGAGCCCACCACGGCCTTGGACGTTACCATACAGGCCCAGGTGCTGGAGATGATATACAAGCTTAAATCAGAAAATAACACATCCATGATTCTCATTACCCATGACCTGGGAGTGGTTGCCCAGAACTGTGATTACGTGGCAATCATCTATGCGGGGGAAGTGGTGGAATACGGAACCCTGCGGGAGATATACAAGGACACGAGACATCCGTACACGGAAGGACTCTTTGGTTCCATTCCCAGCCTGACAAGCGATGTGAAGCGGCTTTGGGCCATTGACGGCATGATGCCCGACCCCACCAAGCTGCCCAAGGGCTGCGTTTTCTGCGAGAGATGCAAGTATGCGGTTCCTGAATGTTCCAAGAACCATCCGGGGATGGTGACTGTAGACGGAACCCATCAGGTCCGCTGCATCCGCTACCGCTGA
- a CDS encoding ABC transporter ATP-binding protein — MQEQKKEILRVEHLKKYFTTPKGTLHAVDDVNFSIRTGETLGVVGESGCGKSTMGRAILRLHEPTSGKVYFEGRDILSCNKKQLKDLRKDMQIIFQDPFASLNPRMTVSEAIIEPLLVQGIYKASERAAITRRVEKIMNLVGLAKRLVNTYPHELDGGRRQRIGIARALAVNPKFIVCDEPVSALDVSIQAQILNLMQDLQEELNLTYMFITHDLSVVRHFSNDIVVMYLGQMVESAPAKALFKNPMHPYTKALLSAIPVPDPDFKMERIPLKGELTSPINPEPGCRFAKRCPYATEGCTNNEMTLKEMEPGHFVSCRMVQEQG, encoded by the coding sequence ATGCAGGAACAGAAAAAAGAGATATTACGTGTGGAACATCTGAAAAAATATTTTACGACCCCAAAGGGCACTCTCCACGCGGTGGATGATGTTAACTTTTCCATCCGTACCGGAGAGACCCTGGGAGTGGTAGGGGAGTCCGGATGCGGAAAATCCACTATGGGAAGGGCTATCCTAAGGCTTCACGAACCCACAAGCGGCAAGGTTTATTTTGAGGGCAGGGATATCCTGAGCTGCAACAAGAAGCAGCTAAAGGATTTGAGGAAGGATATGCAGATTATATTCCAGGATCCCTTTGCTTCCCTGAATCCCAGGATGACGGTCAGCGAGGCAATCATAGAGCCTCTGCTGGTGCAGGGCATTTACAAGGCCAGTGAAAGGGCCGCCATCACCCGGAGGGTGGAAAAAATCATGAACCTGGTGGGGCTGGCCAAGCGTCTGGTAAATACATATCCCCATGAGCTGGACGGCGGCAGGCGCCAGAGAATCGGAATCGCCAGGGCATTGGCGGTTAATCCGAAGTTCATCGTATGCGACGAGCCTGTGTCGGCCCTGGACGTATCCATCCAGGCCCAGATTCTTAACCTGATGCAGGATTTGCAGGAGGAGCTGAACCTTACCTATATGTTTATTACACACGATTTGTCGGTGGTAAGGCATTTTTCCAATGACATCGTGGTCATGTACCTGGGACAGATGGTGGAGTCGGCGCCTGCCAAGGCACTGTTTAAGAACCCCATGCATCCATACACAAAGGCGCTGCTGTCAGCCATACCGGTTCCCGATCCGGATTTTAAGATGGAGCGCATTCCGCTAAAGGGCGAGCTCACATCGCCTATCAATCCGGAGCCGGGATGCAGGTTCGCAAAACGCTGTCCTTATGCGACGGAAGGCTGTACCAACAATGAAATGACTTTAAAGGAAATGGAGCCAGGGCATTTTGTGAGCTGCCGTATGGTCCAGGAGCAGGGATAA
- a CDS encoding ABC transporter substrate-binding protein, whose translation MRKTWKKVIALSLMAAMAVSAAGCSKSGQTSTEGGSAQTQAGSKETEAGGSTGGSGEYKDTVVWAQGADVTSLDPHQGKETPAVEVTDQIFDTLTVVDAATGELQPLIAESWDQNSDTSYTFHIRQGVKFHDGSEVKAEDVKFSLDRAINSAAVSYIVDFIDRVDVVDDYTVNVELKAPYAPALRNLSVPFAAIVPKAVVEADEEAFKLHPIGTGPYKFVEWKQGDSVTLERFDDYYAGPAETQKLVMKVIPEASQRTIALETGEVDLAYDLLPNDLEKVRSNSELQLFEAPSLTCYYISMNMNKAPYDDQKVRDAVNYAIDRQLIIDTIASGSGEPADAIIAPAVFGYFSPGAYEYDPEKAKSLLAEAGYPNGFETSIWVNDNQTRVEVCQAVQAMLQDVGITCNIEVMEFGSFISRTSAGEHDMGYFGWVTSTTDADYTYYSLEHSSQQGAAGNRSFIADPEVDKLIETGRTSADESVRLKAYEDLAVKLKEVNNNAPIYYSTITAGAGAKVEGFVMDPIGYHKLDHVKVAK comes from the coding sequence ATGAGAAAAACATGGAAGAAAGTCATTGCATTATCCTTAATGGCAGCAATGGCAGTAAGTGCAGCCGGTTGTTCCAAGTCCGGACAGACCTCCACGGAAGGCGGCAGCGCTCAGACACAGGCAGGTTCCAAGGAAACAGAGGCAGGAGGAAGCACCGGCGGTTCCGGGGAGTACAAGGACACGGTGGTATGGGCACAGGGGGCTGATGTTACTTCCTTAGACCCGCATCAGGGCAAGGAGACGCCGGCCGTAGAGGTAACGGATCAGATTTTCGACACGCTGACCGTTGTTGACGCTGCTACCGGAGAGCTGCAGCCCCTGATTGCGGAGAGCTGGGATCAGAATTCCGATACATCCTATACATTCCACATCCGCCAGGGCGTAAAATTCCACGACGGTTCCGAGGTGAAGGCAGAGGACGTAAAGTTCTCCCTGGACAGAGCCATTAATTCCGCTGCGGTTTCCTACATTGTTGACTTTATCGACAGGGTGGACGTGGTAGATGATTATACGGTCAATGTAGAGCTGAAGGCGCCTTACGCACCGGCTCTTAGAAATCTTTCCGTACCGTTTGCAGCCATTGTTCCAAAGGCAGTGGTGGAAGCGGACGAGGAAGCCTTCAAGCTTCATCCAATCGGCACAGGCCCATATAAGTTCGTAGAGTGGAAGCAGGGGGATTCCGTTACACTGGAGCGCTTTGACGATTACTATGCAGGACCGGCAGAGACACAGAAGCTGGTTATGAAGGTGATTCCTGAGGCATCCCAGAGAACCATCGCCCTGGAGACCGGAGAAGTGGACTTGGCCTACGACCTGCTTCCCAACGACCTGGAGAAGGTAAGGAGCAATTCCGAGCTTCAGCTGTTCGAGGCTCCGTCCCTGACCTGCTACTACATTTCCATGAACATGAACAAAGCGCCCTATGATGACCAGAAGGTAAGGGATGCCGTTAACTACGCCATTGACCGCCAGCTGATTATCGACACCATTGCCAGCGGATCCGGAGAGCCGGCTGACGCCATCATCGCACCGGCTGTATTCGGATACTTCAGCCCGGGCGCTTATGAGTATGACCCTGAGAAGGCAAAATCCCTTCTGGCCGAGGCCGGATATCCAAACGGATTCGAGACCAGCATCTGGGTAAATGACAACCAGACACGTGTAGAGGTATGTCAGGCTGTACAGGCCATGCTTCAGGATGTGGGAATCACCTGCAACATCGAGGTAATGGAATTCGGCAGCTTCATTTCCAGGACTTCCGCAGGCGAGCATGACATGGGGTACTTTGGCTGGGTGACCTCCACCACAGACGCGGACTACACCTACTATTCACTGGAACACTCCTCACAGCAGGGAGCAGCCGGAAACCGCAGCTTCATCGCAGACCCTGAGGTAGACAAGCTCATTGAGACAGGAAGAACCAGCGCGGACGAGTCCGTGAGACTGAAGGCATATGAGGACCTGGCTGTGAAGTTAAAAGAAGTAAACAACAACGCACCTATTTACTACAGCACCATCACCGCAGGCGCAGGCGCCAAGGTGGAAGGTTTCGTGATGGATCCAATCGGCTACCACAAGCTGGATCATGTAAAGGTTGCAAAATAA
- a CDS encoding creatininase family protein, with protein MRLSKITWPTAERYFKENDMVILPIGSTECHGRHMPLGTDTLIPDKILDLIEEKNDNILIAPMIPYGACQSLADYPGTIDIDSDILYQYVYQIVDGLYKHGARKILVLNGHGGNIKTIERIGLEFDKKGAMVVMLNWWLMAWDMKPEWKGGHGGGEETAGIMAVDPSLVDMSQIDLPLEMTNLTDNLVATGFRTVRFKGVEIEILRNTPKVTDNGWIGPDHPNTATVEWGQEMVQTTANYILDLIEELKKVSL; from the coding sequence ATGAGATTATCAAAGATTACATGGCCAACAGCGGAACGGTATTTTAAGGAAAATGACATGGTCATTCTTCCAATCGGCAGTACGGAGTGCCATGGACGCCATATGCCGCTGGGAACCGACACCCTGATACCTGACAAAATCCTGGATCTGATTGAGGAAAAGAATGACAACATCCTCATCGCGCCCATGATTCCCTACGGAGCATGCCAGTCACTGGCTGATTATCCGGGAACCATCGACATTGATTCCGACATACTATACCAGTACGTATACCAGATTGTGGACGGGCTGTACAAGCACGGCGCGCGGAAAATTCTGGTGCTCAACGGACACGGAGGGAATATCAAGACCATCGAGCGCATCGGCCTGGAATTTGACAAGAAGGGCGCCATGGTCGTGATGCTGAACTGGTGGCTGATGGCCTGGGATATGAAGCCAGAGTGGAAGGGAGGACACGGCGGCGGCGAGGAGACAGCGGGCATCATGGCAGTTGACCCCTCACTGGTGGACATGAGCCAGATTGACCTTCCTCTGGAAATGACCAATCTCACAGACAATCTGGTGGCAACCGGCTTCCGTACCGTGCGCTTCAAGGGTGTTGAGATTGAAATTCTCAGGAACACACCAAAGGTAACGGACAACGGATGGATTGGACCAGATCATCCAAACACCGCTACCGTGGAGTGGGGCCAGGAGATGGTACAGACCACAGCCAACTATATCCTGGATTTGATCGAAGAGCTTAAGAAGGTTTCACTGTAA
- a CDS encoding M42 family metallopeptidase yields the protein MANIKEIEALTNAFGPSGFEDEVIREVKNWCGGLDVVNDAMYNVYATMKKKKAGRPVLMLDAHLDECGFMVQSILENGLLSILMLGGFHLTSLPAHSVIVRTRDGKKHRGITTSKPMHFLTAAQKNDNSLAIEDILVDVGASSREEVMEVYGIRPGDPIMPDVSFEYHEENRILYGKAFDNRLGCVSIIDTMQALKDEADQLEVEVVGAFAAQEEVGTRGATVTAQQVRPDLAIVFEGSPADDFYFRAGIAQGCLRSGVQIRHMDNSYISNVEFIRFAQETGDKLGIKYQDAVRRGGSTNAGKISLTGKAVPVLVLGIPSRYVHSHYNFCAEEDVDATVRMAVEVIRGLDEERIARILRKDVI from the coding sequence ATGGCAAACATAAAAGAAATCGAAGCGTTGACCAATGCCTTTGGTCCCAGTGGATTTGAGGACGAGGTCATCCGGGAAGTAAAGAACTGGTGCGGGGGGTTGGACGTTGTAAACGATGCTATGTACAATGTTTACGCCACCATGAAGAAGAAAAAGGCCGGGCGCCCCGTGCTCATGCTGGATGCCCATCTGGATGAGTGCGGATTCATGGTACAGTCCATACTAGAAAACGGGCTTTTAAGTATCCTGATGCTGGGAGGATTCCATCTCACCAGCCTGCCTGCCCACTCTGTCATTGTAAGGACAAGGGACGGGAAAAAGCACAGGGGAATCACCACATCCAAACCAATGCATTTTCTGACAGCGGCCCAGAAAAACGACAACTCCCTGGCAATCGAGGATATCCTGGTGGATGTGGGAGCCAGCAGCAGGGAGGAAGTGATGGAGGTCTATGGAATCCGCCCGGGCGACCCCATCATGCCGGATGTAAGCTTTGAGTATCATGAGGAAAATAGAATCCTGTACGGCAAGGCTTTTGACAACCGCCTGGGCTGCGTGAGCATTATCGACACCATGCAGGCACTTAAGGATGAGGCGGACCAGCTGGAGGTTGAAGTGGTAGGCGCATTTGCGGCCCAGGAGGAAGTGGGAACCAGGGGAGCCACAGTGACAGCCCAGCAGGTTCGGCCTGATTTGGCCATTGTGTTTGAGGGATCACCGGCGGATGATTTCTATTTCCGGGCCGGTATTGCCCAGGGCTGTTTAAGGAGCGGGGTGCAGATTCGCCACATGGACAACAGCTATATTTCCAACGTGGAATTCATACGTTTTGCCCAGGAGACAGGAGATAAGCTGGGAATCAAGTACCAGGATGCGGTGCGCCGGGGCGGCAGCACAAACGCCGGAAAAATCAGCCTCACGGGAAAGGCAGTGCCGGTGCTGGTGTTAGGCATTCCGTCCAGGTATGTACACAGCCACTATAATTTCTGCGCAGAAGAAGACGTGGACGCCACTGTCAGGATGGCCGTGGAGGTAATCCGGGGACTGGATGAGGAAAGGATTGCAAGGATTCTGCGGAAGGATGTAATTTGA
- the guaA gene encoding glutamine-hydrolyzing GMP synthase — protein MDREMIIVLDFGGQYNQLIARRVRECSVYCEVHPYDMSLEKIKEMNPKGIIFTGGPDVVFEDGAPRCSKEIFELGIPVLGICYGAQLMSYLLDGVVKKAVVSEYGHTEVDVDTSSKLFEGVSPKTVCWMSHGVYIAEVPAGFRITAHTDSCPVAGMECQEKNFYAVQFHPEVVHTKEGTRMLSNFVYNVCGCSGDWKMDSFVDTTIKALREKIGNGKVLCALSGGVDSSVAAVMLSKAIGKQLTCVFVDHGLLRKNEGDEVEAVFGPEGAYDLNFIRVNAQERFYARLKGVEEPEAKRKIIGEEFIRVFEEVAKKIGAVDYLVQGTIYPDVIESGLGKSAVIKSHHNVGGLPEHVDFKELVEPLRLLFKDEVRKAGLELGIPEYLVFRQPFPGPGLGVRIIGEVTADKVRIVQDADAIYREEIAKAGVDKNLGQYFAALTNMRSVGCMGDERTYDYAVALRAVLTSDFMTAESAQIPWEVLGKVTSRIVNEVKGVNRVLYDCTGKPPATIEFE, from the coding sequence ATGGACAGAGAGATGATTATCGTACTGGACTTTGGCGGCCAGTACAACCAGCTGATTGCACGCCGTGTCCGCGAATGCAGCGTATACTGTGAAGTGCATCCTTATGATATGAGCCTGGAGAAAATTAAGGAAATGAATCCAAAGGGAATCATTTTCACAGGCGGACCGGACGTTGTGTTTGAAGACGGGGCACCTCGCTGCTCAAAGGAGATATTTGAACTGGGAATACCAGTCCTTGGAATCTGCTACGGCGCCCAGCTTATGAGCTATCTGCTGGACGGCGTTGTAAAGAAGGCTGTGGTCAGCGAATACGGACACACAGAAGTGGATGTGGATACTTCCTCCAAGCTGTTTGAGGGCGTTTCTCCCAAGACCGTATGCTGGATGAGCCACGGTGTGTACATTGCAGAGGTTCCGGCGGGCTTCCGTATCACTGCGCATACAGATTCCTGCCCAGTAGCCGGCATGGAGTGTCAGGAGAAGAATTTTTATGCGGTGCAGTTCCACCCTGAGGTGGTTCACACCAAGGAAGGCACCAGGATGCTCTCCAATTTTGTATATAATGTCTGCGGATGCTCCGGCGACTGGAAGATGGATTCCTTTGTGGATACCACCATCAAGGCTTTGAGGGAGAAGATAGGTAACGGCAAGGTGCTGTGTGCTCTGTCAGGCGGCGTGGATTCCTCTGTGGCTGCCGTTATGCTGTCCAAAGCCATTGGCAAACAGCTTACCTGCGTGTTCGTGGATCACGGTCTGCTGCGCAAAAATGAGGGGGACGAGGTTGAGGCCGTATTTGGACCGGAAGGCGCTTATGACTTGAATTTTATCCGTGTCAACGCTCAGGAACGTTTCTACGCCAGGCTGAAGGGCGTGGAGGAGCCTGAGGCAAAGCGTAAGATTATCGGCGAGGAGTTCATACGTGTGTTCGAGGAAGTGGCAAAGAAGATTGGCGCCGTGGATTACCTGGTACAGGGTACAATTTACCCGGATGTGATTGAGTCCGGCCTGGGCAAATCTGCTGTCATCAAGTCCCATCACAATGTGGGCGGACTGCCGGAGCATGTGGATTTTAAGGAACTGGTAGAGCCTTTAAGGCTGCTTTTTAAAGATGAGGTGAGAAAGGCCGGACTGGAGCTGGGGATACCTGAGTATCTGGTATTCAGACAGCCATTCCCGGGACCTGGTCTGGGCGTCAGGATCATCGGTGAGGTGACGGCTGATAAAGTCCGCATTGTACAGGACGCTGACGCGATTTACAGGGAAGAGATTGCAAAGGCCGGAGTGGATAAGAATCTGGGCCAGTATTTTGCGGCGCTGACCAATATGCGGTCTGTTGGATGCATGGGCGATGAGAGAACCTATGATTATGCCGTTGCCCTGAGGGCCGTGCTTACATCTGATTTCATGACCGCGGAGTCCGCTCAGATTCCATGGGAAGTGCTGGGGAAGGTTACCAGCAGGATTGTGAATGAGGTTAAGGGCGTGAATCGGGTGTTGTATGATTGTACGGGGAAGCCGCCGGCTACGATTGAGTTCGAGTAA
- a CDS encoding helix-turn-helix domain-containing protein: protein MTVGEKIKTFRTIRGISQNVLGELSGIDGTTIRKYELGSRKPKPDQLLKIANALGVSINVFTDFDIETASDVLTLLFKMDEQIDMEIDGEKDSEGNLIPDTICIRFKHPEINSRLAKFAKAKKLQENLIASKDAFPSEEAFNKELEQMNETCEQIKQHLVDTNRVVKKGTTEISVKVYPENKPI, encoded by the coding sequence ATGACAGTAGGAGAGAAAATAAAGACATTCCGAACAATCCGGGGGATTTCACAGAATGTATTAGGGGAACTGTCGGGCATAGACGGAACCACCATTCGCAAATATGAATTAGGAAGCCGGAAGCCAAAGCCCGACCAACTTTTGAAGATTGCCAATGCTCTGGGCGTGAGTATCAACGTATTCACGGACTTTGACATAGAAACCGCTTCTGATGTTCTCACTCTGCTTTTCAAAATGGACGAGCAGATAGATATGGAAATCGACGGCGAAAAAGACAGTGAGGGAAATCTTATCCCAGACACGATATGTATTCGCTTTAAACACCCGGAAATAAACAGCCGACTTGCCAAATTTGCAAAGGCTAAGAAATTGCAGGAAAATTTGATTGCTTCCAAAGACGCATTTCCAAGTGAGGAAGCATTTAATAAAGAGTTGGAGCAGATGAACGAGACTTGCGAACAGATTAAGCAACATTTAGTTGATACAAATAGAGTTGTGAAAAAGGGAACAACGGAAATCTCTGTTAAGGTATATCCAGAAAATAAGCCCATATAG
- a CDS encoding ICEBs1 excisionase: MEKSKKMYVTAEEAAVMLGVSTGYAYKIIRGLNEELKAKGYRTICGKVPTKYFEEKFYGLTVAM, from the coding sequence ATGGAGAAATCAAAAAAGATGTATGTAACGGCAGAGGAAGCGGCAGTAATGCTTGGCGTATCAACGGGCTATGCTTATAAGATTATCCGGGGACTGAATGAGGAATTGAAAGCAAAAGGCTACCGGACAATCTGCGGCAAGGTTCCGACAAAATACTTTGAAGAAAAATTCTACGGTCTGACCGTAGCTATGTGA
- a CDS encoding plasmid mobilization protein translates to MSGVHKYPTISFRISPREREEIEAKILASGLSKKDYFVRSCIYNRVCVVGKKELVYQLVEELKVMQTNIREVTEQFEKTEIALTPEGLEDMRNDCLDMLKAILWVLDGAKYLLQDSDAGAEESPNSGNC, encoded by the coding sequence ATGAGCGGAGTACATAAATACCCGACAATCAGCTTTCGCATTTCCCCCAGAGAGAGGGAAGAAATTGAAGCAAAGATTTTAGCAAGCGGACTTTCTAAGAAAGATTATTTTGTCCGTTCCTGCATTTATAACCGGGTGTGCGTGGTCGGTAAAAAAGAACTGGTTTATCAGTTAGTAGAGGAATTAAAGGTAATGCAGACCAATATCCGGGAAGTGACAGAGCAGTTTGAAAAGACAGAAATCGCATTAACGCCGGAGGGGTTGGAAGATATGCGGAATGACTGTCTCGATATGCTGAAAGCAATCCTGTGGGTATTAGACGGAGCAAAATATTTGTTGCAGGATAGTGACGCCGGAGCAGAAGAAAGCCCCAACAGCGGCAACTGTTAG
- a CDS encoding AAA family ATPase, which produces MEETKTELQMIKMSEIQSQEVSWLWFPFIPYGKLTIVQGDPGDGKTTLVLNIAAKLSKGEGLDSEMKLTEPLNVIYQTAEDGLADTVKPRLELAGADCENISVIDESIKSLSMIDERLEEAIIRTKAKMLILDPIQAYLGGGMDMNRANEARDMTKKLAALAEKYQCAIVLVGHMNKAAGNKAAYRGMGSIDFFAVARSVLLVGRVEGETNIRAVVQIKNNLAAFGHPKAFELSENGFQWLGDYEITADEVLGGIAPKANKMEQAKRLLRELAETNNAMQSNEIVNLADEQGISKRTLENAKKELGVRAKRINNSWYWELDKIRSE; this is translated from the coding sequence ATGGAAGAAACAAAAACAGAATTGCAGATGATTAAAATGTCGGAGATACAGTCGCAGGAGGTATCTTGGCTGTGGTTTCCGTTTATCCCATATGGGAAGCTGACAATCGTTCAGGGCGATCCGGGTGACGGAAAGACAACGCTTGTACTCAATATAGCGGCGAAGCTGTCAAAGGGCGAAGGCTTAGACAGTGAAATGAAGCTGACGGAACCGTTGAATGTGATTTATCAGACAGCGGAGGACGGGCTTGCCGATACCGTAAAGCCCCGTTTGGAATTGGCAGGTGCGGACTGTGAGAATATTTCCGTCATTGATGAAAGCATAAAATCACTCTCTATGATAGATGAACGATTAGAAGAAGCAATTATAAGGACAAAGGCTAAAATGCTTATTTTAGACCCGATACAAGCCTATTTAGGCGGTGGTATGGATATGAACCGGGCAAATGAAGCAAGGGATATGACAAAGAAGCTGGCGGCTCTGGCAGAAAAATATCAATGCGCCATAGTGCTTGTCGGTCATATGAACAAAGCGGCAGGAAATAAGGCGGCGTATCGCGGTATGGGTTCCATTGATTTCTTTGCAGTCGCAAGGAGCGTCCTCCTTGTTGGCAGAGTGGAGGGCGAAACTAATATAAGGGCGGTTGTCCAGATAAAAAATAATCTGGCGGCGTTCGGACACCCAAAAGCCTTTGAACTTTCAGAGAACGGTTTTCAGTGGCTTGGAGATTATGAAATTACGGCTGATGAAGTCTTGGGCGGTATCGCTCCGAAAGCAAATAAGATGGAGCAGGCGAAACGCTTACTCCGGGAACTGGCGGAAACGAATAACGCCATGCAAAGCAACGAAATTGTTAATCTGGCGGACGAACAGGGTATATCGAAACGGACATTGGAAAATGCAAAGAAAGAGTTAGGTGTCCGGGCGAAGCGGATAAATAATTCATGGTATTGGGAACTGGATAAAATCAGATCGGAGTAG
- a CDS encoding plasmid recombination protein, giving the protein MVGKGSLTHNSRAFKAKNVKEDYTQYNIEYCNENIKSVYHELFDKALERYNEKQTRNDRKINYYYEKIRTSKQEKLFHEVIFQIGNKDDMNAQSVNGELSKKILDEFMKNFQQRNPNLKVFSAHLHMDEETPHLHIDFVPFVSGSKRGLDTRVSMKQALASMGFKGGTKQETEWSQWIASEKQELAKAMERHGVIWKQKGTHRKHLSVLDFEKQEREKEVQILTSQKEEINRNIQEIQKTVSSETKDLKRLQGKKQEIQQEIIKLSSDKKTTEKNIHVIRENPAWQLPEPAALTTAKTYRDKKAMPLLEKVKEALVAALVRNVQLIEAADKLKQQVERLQRNINYLEGRVKQAEEKNLSLSTDLKDFECLKAGLGEQEVKAIIEGQKAAERCLTVPKQYKKTEVSL; this is encoded by the coding sequence ATGGTGGGAAAAGGTTCCCTCACTCACAATAGCAGAGCGTTCAAGGCAAAGAATGTAAAGGAAGATTATACTCAATACAATATAGAATATTGTAACGAAAATATCAAGTCTGTTTATCACGAATTATTTGATAAAGCCTTAGAACGCTACAATGAAAAGCAGACACGAAATGATAGGAAGATAAATTATTACTATGAAAAGATACGGACATCGAAACAGGAGAAATTATTTCATGAAGTCATTTTTCAGATAGGCAACAAAGACGATATGAACGCCCAAAGCGTAAACGGCGAATTGTCAAAGAAAATTCTGGACGAATTTATGAAAAATTTTCAGCAAAGAAATCCCAATCTTAAAGTATTCTCCGCTCATCTCCATATGGACGAAGAAACGCCCCACTTACATATAGATTTTGTCCCGTTTGTATCTGGAAGTAAGAGGGGACTGGACACAAGAGTTTCCATGAAACAGGCGCTTGCTTCTATGGGCTTTAAGGGCGGAACAAAGCAGGAAACAGAATGGAGCCAGTGGATAGCTTCGGAAAAACAGGAATTGGCAAAAGCTATGGAGCGTCACGGCGTTATCTGGAAGCAAAAGGGAACCCATAGAAAACATTTGAGCGTATTGGACTTTGAAAAGCAGGAACGGGAAAAGGAGGTGCAGATACTTACCTCCCAAAAGGAAGAAATCAACCGGAATATTCAAGAAATACAGAAAACTGTTTCCAGTGAAACAAAAGATCTGAAACGGTTACAAGGGAAGAAACAGGAGATACAGCAGGAAATTATAAAGCTGTCATCTGATAAAAAAACAACAGAGAAGAATATTCACGTCATTCGTGAAAATCCGGCGTGGCAGTTACCGGAACCGGCGGCACTGACAACAGCAAAAACTTATCGGGATAAGAAAGCAATGCCCTTGTTAGAGAAAGTCAAGGAAGCACTGGTGGCGGCACTTGTTCGGAATGTCCAGTTGATAGAAGCGGCTGATAAATTAAAACAGCAGGTGGAGCGGCTTCAAAGAAATATCAATTATTTGGAGGGACGGGTAAAGCAGGCAGAAGAAAAAAATCTTTCGCTCTCAACTGATTTAAAAGATTTTGAGTGTCTGAAAGCCGGGCTTGGAGAACAAGAGGTAAAAGCTATCATTGAAGGTCAAAAAGCGGCGGAAAGGTGCTTGACGGTTCCTAAACAATACAAAAAAACGGAGGTATCGCTATGA
- a CDS encoding DUF6809 family protein: MKSILLRLYDGEICPAEQFNLKTEEYRSMRQAHYQHYEDFIEQLKSLDPPLHKKFIHIMDEQLDEVPLELSGTFLEGFRLGARIMIEVYQGNYTDHEE; the protein is encoded by the coding sequence ATGAAAAGCATATTACTAAGATTGTATGACGGCGAGATTTGTCCTGCCGAGCAATTCAATCTCAAAACAGAGGAATATCGTTCCATGCGTCAAGCACACTACCAACACTATGAAGATTTTATTGAACAGTTAAAATCTCTTGACCCACCGCTACACAAAAAATTTATTCATATCATGGACGAGCAGCTTGACGAAGTTCCTCTTGAACTTTCCGGGACATTCCTTGAAGGCTTCCGTCTGGGCGCACGGATAATGATTGAAGTTTATCAAGGTAATTACACAGACCATGAAGAATAA